The following is a genomic window from Pseudomonas parafulva.
TTCACATATCAGTCGACAGATCGTCCGACTGGAAGAGCGTCTACAGACCCGCCTGCTGTATCGCAGCACGCGGCGAGTGACCCTGAGCGAAGCCGGGCAAACCTTTCTACAGCACTGTCAGCGCCTGCAGGACGGACGTGAAGAGGCGCTGCGAGCGATGGGCGATCTGGCCAGCGAACCCAAGGGCTTGCTGCGCATGACGTGCGCCGTGGCCTATGGCGAACGCTTCATCGTGCCGCTGGTGACACGCTTCATGGCGCGCTACCCACAGTTGCGGGTGGACGTGGAATTGAGCAACCGTACCCTCGACCTGCTACACGAAGGCATGGACCTGGCCATCCGCCTGGGTCGCCTGCAGGACTCCAGGCTGATCGCCACGCGGTTGGCACCGCGGCGCATGTACCTGTGTGCCTCGCCGGCCTATCTCGAGCGCTATGGCCGTCCCCACAGCCTGTCGGAACTGGCCCGACACAATTGCCTGGTCGGCAGTTCAGACCTGTGGGTGCTGCAGCAGGATGGACGAGAAATCAGCCAGCGCGTGCAAGGCAACTGGCGCTGCAACAGCGGTCAAGCAGTGCTGGACGCAGCGCTACAGGGCATGGGGCTGTGCCAACTGCCGGACTACTATGTGCTCGAACATCTGCACAGCGGCGCGCTGGTGTCACTGTTGCAGGCGCACCAACCACCGAATACCGCCGTGTGGGCGCTGTACCCGCAGCAGCGGCATCTCTCGCCGAAGGTTCGACGATTGGTGGATTACTTGAAAGAGGCGTTGGCGGGATTACCGGAGTATCGACAAGACTGACGCACGGCGTTTGGAGCGCAGGCGCCTCAGCGCCGACCAGCCCAGCGCTGGCGCAACCATTCCAGATCCTCCGGGCGAGTGACCTTGATATTGTCACTGCGCCCTTCGACCAGGCGTGGAGCCAGCCCGGCCCACTCGACGGCGGACGCTTCGTCGGTCACCGCCACATCCGCGACCAGACACTCGGCCAGTGCACGATGCAGCAGACCGAGCCTGAACATTTGCGGTGTATAGGCTTGCCACACGGTACTGCGATCAATCGTGGCACTGACGCGGCCTTGGGCGTCAGCACGCTTGAGGGTGTCGCGAGCCGGTACAGCCAGCAGCCCGCCGACAGGATCGTCAGCCAGTTCCGACAGCAGTTTGTCCAGGTCACTGCGAGCCAAGTTCGGCCTGGCCGCATCATGTACCAACACCCAGTCATCATCGGCAGCGCCTTGCGCATGCAACAGCAGCAACGCATTGAGCACCGAATCGGCACGCTCGCGCCCGCCTGTCGCGCGGCGAATGCGCGGGTCGTGAGCGCAGGGCAAGCCTGGCCAGAAGGGGTCGTCTTCGGCAACGCTGACCACCACGCCCTTGAGCATCGGGTGGCTGAGAAAACAGTCGAGGCTATGCTCGAGGAGTGTCTGCCGAGCCAGTTGCAGATACTGCTTGGGACGGTCGGCAGCCATGCGGGCACCAACGCCCGCGGCAGGAATCACGGCCCAGAAGGCCGGCGTCTGTTGGGTCATTTCTGTGGCAACTGGTAGAGGGTTTCGCCCTCCTTCACCATTCCCAATTCGTGGCGAGCCCGTTCTTCCACGGTTTCCATACCTTTCTTCAACTCCAGCACTTCAGCGTCGAGCACGCGATTGCGCTCCAGCAGCCGCTCATTT
Proteins encoded in this region:
- the ftsB gene encoding cell division protein FtsB, producing MRSPYWLFLVLLLLLAGLQYRLWVGNGSLAQVAELQQQIADQHAENERLLERNRVLDAEVLELKKGMETVEERARHELGMVKEGETLYQLPQK
- a CDS encoding LysR substrate-binding domain-containing protein — translated: MSSRWEGIDEFVAVAEAGQFTAAAERLGVSSSHISRQIVRLEERLQTRLLYRSTRRVTLSEAGQTFLQHCQRLQDGREEALRAMGDLASEPKGLLRMTCAVAYGERFIVPLVTRFMARYPQLRVDVELSNRTLDLLHEGMDLAIRLGRLQDSRLIATRLAPRRMYLCASPAYLERYGRPHSLSELARHNCLVGSSDLWVLQQDGREISQRVQGNWRCNSGQAVLDAALQGMGLCQLPDYYVLEHLHSGALVSLLQAHQPPNTAVWALYPQQRHLSPKVRRLVDYLKEALAGLPEYRQD
- the ispD gene encoding 2-C-methyl-D-erythritol 4-phosphate cytidylyltransferase, which produces MTQQTPAFWAVIPAAGVGARMAADRPKQYLQLARQTLLEHSLDCFLSHPMLKGVVVSVAEDDPFWPGLPCAHDPRIRRATGGRERADSVLNALLLLHAQGAADDDWVLVHDAARPNLARSDLDKLLSELADDPVGGLLAVPARDTLKRADAQGRVSATIDRSTVWQAYTPQMFRLGLLHRALAECLVADVAVTDEASAVEWAGLAPRLVEGRSDNIKVTRPEDLEWLRQRWAGRR